A window of Ovis canadensis isolate MfBH-ARS-UI-01 breed Bighorn chromosome X, ARS-UI_OviCan_v2, whole genome shotgun sequence contains these coding sequences:
- the LOC138931168 gene encoding periphilin-1-like isoform X2, which yields MPEGALADVLVCAGSASLGTRQRAGDYSYGISRRPRVVAYRGDEMWSEGRYGYERLPRERVPPRSHPRDESGYRWTRDDHSASRQPEYRDMRDSFRRKNFYSSHYVRDRSPHKRDTPIFRESPVGRKDSPHSRSGSSVSSRSYSPERSKTYYFHQPQHRKSVRTGACYKQQNEGKPERGKERPVQPLKTSRDTSPSSSSAVPSSKVLEKPSRLTEKELAEAASKWAAEKLEKADESNLPEISEYEAGSTAPLFIDHPVEPESNATDGIELFEDSQLTSHSKAIATKTKEIEQVYRQDCETFGMVVKMLIEKDPSLEKSVQFALIQNLHEISERCVEELKHFIAEYDTSSQDFGEPF from the exons ATGCCAGAGGGCGCTCTTGCTGACGTCTTAGTGTGCGCCGGAAGTGCTTCCCTGGGAACGCGGCAACGAGCGGGCGACTACAGTTACGGGATCTCCAGGCGGCCCAGAGTTGTGGCTTACAGAGGAGATGAAATGTGGTCTGAGGGACGATATGGCTATGAAAGACTCCCAAGAGAAAGAGTACCTCCTCGAAGTCACCCCA GAGATGAATCTGGCTATAGGTGGACGAGAGATGATCATTCTGCAAGCCGACAGCCTGAATACAGGGACATGAGAGACAgctttagaagaaaaaatttctaCTCCTCCCATTATGTGAGAGACCGGTCACCTCATAAAAGAGACACTCCTATTTTCAGAGAATCACCTGTAGGCCGAAAGGATTCTCCACACAGCAGATCTGGCTCCAGTGTCAGCAGTAGAAGTTACTCTCCAGAAAGAAGCAAAACTTATTATTTCCATCAGCCTCAACATAGAAAGTCCGTGCGTACTGGTGCCTGCTACAAACAGCAGAACGAAGGAAAGCCAGAAAGAGGTAAAGAAAGACCTGTTCAACCTTTGAAAACATCAAGAGACACTTCACCCTCAAGTTCTTCAGCAGTTCCTTCATCAAAGGTATTAGAAAAACCCAGTAGGCTAACTGAAAAGGAACTTGCTGAAGCTGCAAGCAAGTGGGCCGCTGAAAAGCTAGAGAAGGCAGATGAAAGTAACTTACCTGAAATTTCTGAGTATGAGGCGGGATCCACAGCACCATTGTTCATTGACCATCCAGTAGAACCTGAGTCAAATGCAACAGATGGCATAGAATTGTTCGAAGACAGTCAGCTAACCAGTCACTCTAAAGCAAtagcaacaaaaaccaaagagattGAACAGGTTTACCGACAAGACTGTGAAACTTTTGGGATGGTTGTGAAAATGCTGATTGAAAAAGATCCTTCGCTAGAAAAGTCTGTACAGTTTGCATTGATACAGAATTTACATGAAATCAGTGAGCGGTGTGTTGAAGAACTCAAGCATTTTATTGCAGAGTATGACACCTCTAGTCAAGATTTTGGAGAGCCGTTTTAG
- the LOC138931168 gene encoding periphilin-1-like isoform X1 — translation MPEGALADVLVCAGSASLGTRQRAGDYSYGISRRPRVVAYRGDEMWSEGRYGYERLPRERVPPRSHPSDGYRRVVNVVSKKPPLLDRPGEGSYNRYYSHVDYRAYDEGRSFSHDRRSGPPHRGDESGYRWTRDDHSASRQPEYRDMRDSFRRKNFYSSHYVRDRSPHKRDTPIFRESPVGRKDSPHSRSGSSVSSRSYSPERSKTYYFHQPQHRKSVRTGACYKQQNEGKPERGKERPVQPLKTSRDTSPSSSSAVPSSKVLEKPSRLTEKELAEAASKWAAEKLEKADESNLPEISEYEAGSTAPLFIDHPVEPESNATDGIELFEDSQLTSHSKAIATKTKEIEQVYRQDCETFGMVVKMLIEKDPSLEKSVQFALIQNLHEISERCVEELKHFIAEYDTSSQDFGEPF, via the coding sequence ATGCCAGAGGGCGCTCTTGCTGACGTCTTAGTGTGCGCCGGAAGTGCTTCCCTGGGAACGCGGCAACGAGCGGGCGACTACAGTTACGGGATCTCCAGGCGGCCCAGAGTTGTGGCTTACAGAGGAGATGAAATGTGGTCTGAGGGACGATATGGCTATGAAAGACTCCCAAGAGAAAGAGTACCTCCTCGAAGTCACCCCAGTGATGGCTACCGTAGAGTAGTTAATGTTGTGTCAAAGAAACCACCACTGCTAGACAGACCTGGTGAAGGAAGCTACAATAGATATTACAGTCATGTTGATTACCGAGCCTATGACGAGGGCCGCAGTTTTTCTCATGATCGAAGAAGTGGTCCACCTCACAGAGGAGATGAATCTGGCTATAGGTGGACGAGAGATGATCATTCTGCAAGCCGACAGCCTGAATACAGGGACATGAGAGACAgctttagaagaaaaaatttctaCTCCTCCCATTATGTGAGAGACCGGTCACCTCATAAAAGAGACACTCCTATTTTCAGAGAATCACCTGTAGGCCGAAAGGATTCTCCACACAGCAGATCTGGCTCCAGTGTCAGCAGTAGAAGTTACTCTCCAGAAAGAAGCAAAACTTATTATTTCCATCAGCCTCAACATAGAAAGTCCGTGCGTACTGGTGCCTGCTACAAACAGCAGAACGAAGGAAAGCCAGAAAGAGGTAAAGAAAGACCTGTTCAACCTTTGAAAACATCAAGAGACACTTCACCCTCAAGTTCTTCAGCAGTTCCTTCATCAAAGGTATTAGAAAAACCCAGTAGGCTAACTGAAAAGGAACTTGCTGAAGCTGCAAGCAAGTGGGCCGCTGAAAAGCTAGAGAAGGCAGATGAAAGTAACTTACCTGAAATTTCTGAGTATGAGGCGGGATCCACAGCACCATTGTTCATTGACCATCCAGTAGAACCTGAGTCAAATGCAACAGATGGCATAGAATTGTTCGAAGACAGTCAGCTAACCAGTCACTCTAAAGCAAtagcaacaaaaaccaaagagattGAACAGGTTTACCGACAAGACTGTGAAACTTTTGGGATGGTTGTGAAAATGCTGATTGAAAAAGATCCTTCGCTAGAAAAGTCTGTACAGTTTGCATTGATACAGAATTTACATGAAATCAGTGAGCGGTGTGTTGAAGAACTCAAGCATTTTATTGCAGAGTATGACACCTCTAGTCAAGATTTTGGAGAGCCGTTTTAG